A stretch of Anoplopoma fimbria isolate UVic2021 breed Golden Eagle Sablefish chromosome 4, Afim_UVic_2022, whole genome shotgun sequence DNA encodes these proteins:
- the igfbp7 gene encoding insulin-like growth factor-binding protein 7, translating to MQSFVLSLSLVPVLLILSAVPVLSVRVSAGPGCGPCDPAQCAPLPEEGCGSGSVPDACGCCAVCAAAERQLCGGRRAAARRCGSGMECVRSDADKKNKMGVCVCKSDYEVCGTDGRTYRSGCALKSASMTAEKEGREPISVQNKGRCATAPVIVTPPGEVYNVSGSQVYLSCEAVGVPTPVLTWKKVLSGKKRMELLPGDRDNLAIQTRGGPEKHEVTGWVLISPLTKEEEGSYECHATNSKGEASAVGAIYLVESSDDIVKKVAKEDEL from the exons ATGCAGTCCttcgtcctctctctgtctctggttccGGTTCTGTTGATCCTCTCTGCGGTCCCGGTGCTCTCGGTCCGGGTCTCTGCAGGTCCGGGCTGCGGGCCGTGTGACCCGGCTCAGTGCGCTCCTCTCCCGGAGGAGGGCTGCGGGTCCGGGTCCGTCCCGGACGCGTGCGGCTGCTGCGCGGTGTGCGCGGCGGCGGAGCGGCAGCTGTGCGGCGGACGCCGCGCCGCCGCACGCCGCTGCGGCTCCGGGATGGAGTGCGTCAGAAGCGACGCGGACAAGAAGAACAAGATGGGAGTCTGCGTCTGTAAGAGCGACTACGAGGTCTGCGGCACCGACGGACGCACCTACCGGAGCGGATGCGCACTCAAGAGCGCCAGCATGACCGCAGAGAAGGAGGGCAGGGAACCAATCAGCGTACAGAACAAGGGCCGCTGTGCCACAG CTCCAGTCATTGTCACTCCTCCAGGTGAGGTCTACAATGTGAGCGGCTCTCAGGTGTACCTGAGCTGTGAGGCAGTGGGGGTGCCCACACCTGTCCTAACCTGGAAGAAG GTCCTCAGTGGGAAGAAGAGGATGGAGCTTCTTCCTGGAGACAGAGACAACCTGGCGATTCAAACGAGAGGAGGACCAGAGAAACATGAAGTGACCGGCTGGGTGCTG ATCTCTCCTCtgaccaaagaagaagaaggatcgTACGAGTGTCACGCCACCAACTCCAAAGGAGAAGCCTCAGCTGTCGGAGCCATTTACCTGGTCGAGTCCAGCGATGACATCGTCAAGAAAG TGGCGAAGGAAGATGAGCTGTGA